The genomic window gatattcctaCTGTAATCGGAATTTACCAAGAAAagatgatgtaaaaaaaaagaaggaaataaGTTTGTGAAACTATTGAGCAAGATATTTCATCTGTCCAGATCtgtttttcaagttaacaaatgtCTCTGAATTaagatagcatttattgtataacatttagtaaaactaactaattcaattaattagacttatcacatagtaagaaatgacattaaacATGGTGTACACTTTTAATATCTTCGAGTTATAGTGGATggcaagtttttatttttcaccaacatgtagataatactattagttgcacttgaagatcttaggtcttattaaatttattactttctctgcatcaatacctgattgtatacctactttgttcttcaaattgattagctatgaagtagaatattgtgtcgtaatttggaattaaataactaattttgattgtaatggaattgaaagtatgcagaaaaagggggttgtctgtaaagacggatTACGGTCgataatttttttcgtgaaaatatggcagaattccgtctcgttatTGCAGTTTTctgttatgatattttttttcgcctttttcgaagaggccaggcggaataccagcattatggtagttttctagtatggcagtcttccgtgcattggcggatccaaggggtggggggggggggggggcaccaggggcaagtgcccccccccccttcgaaaaaccagttgtttgctacattaatattgccgacaaaaatgattgtttctgaaaccaataaaatattttaatataattgccgtccgccgcggtctcgtgttcgaggtcgggcgcaggtcctagcggggtggctggctttcttagagatttctgttccgggagggcgccaggctagctcggtgtctaaccgtgtgatggtcgtgggttcgttgccccagcgcggcccgctagaaccgtcggcggtgatggaatttgtttcctgattaggttgggttgtttaggttaatttacatacactgttctggttgttctacgggtcgcacgtcgcgcacgggaggtgcgtggtggacgttttattgttcacgatttacactgattcattacattgggcgcgaggtctactcggcggtacatgactgccaatgaggcgtcggaacacgtagaagttttgattacactattattgcaattacacttgacaaaacggcaccctgtggtgctcttacgtacacgattacactccacacgttatctgagagggacacctgcgtgcctctacgtgtgtttacttattaagcccttacgccagtcgcagttgagggagagcgttcgattagcgtcgcctaatctcgtaatcggtaaattgcggcgcgcgggcccacctgtgtggaccgcggctcgctactaaattaaaaacacgtttaagcttggatgtagcctgtgcctgtgcactgggcgattaactaaagttctggggtggcgggagacggcccgtgccgtatactgcacggccccacgtaatgctttgtgtggggcatgttaaattgacgcggctgggttaggccctacaccggaaaaggaccgggcgcacacggggagtattaaaaaaaaaaggttttggttgtgactataattaccagatggacgtttggtgaaacaaagaaatgctggctccccgtgggacgtgcgtccgtcccggtccgcgagtcgcgctgtactggcgtctggccctggcgtgaggggaggggtgagctcccaatcgcgccagagtttctaaagttccgttattcgtaaaaaattacattaataataaaaagcaagtggctctaaattcatacaataaaacttaatgattaacttaatatctatatatgttttagaattgacatttaataagtttgtctaaaataagtttgaatattagagtcaagctggagactgtctgtttcttgataactactccagtggcgaatgataatgctaatttggggtggtttgcattacgtcacacgtttctctactgaatttaggctgaaggccgcaaaggttgcattcacagctgttttagtagaaagctacacgtgagtgacccgggcactcctacgtcgcactctattaattaggagcttttgtttgtttctgattacttcattattgtgtggggaattacgtaggcacggggagtgcgttgcatgcgtagttaaaatggttcgctattctctaccttgggctgcggtccgctcacttgactcaggtgggccatggctaggggtgctttccgttagcggagccgagtactggcgggtgcaggtcgggcttaggggtggccttcggccgtacgatgtcataattaatgaatttatcgtagaatcataaaatctggtgattggatgttatgtgtagtgtgagtagattaagcacaaatttagtaattttaagacattttttctctggctactctgaaatcttagagtgccccctccgaggtgaacctctggatccgccactgcttctGTGCCCCCAATTATTTTGGGGAACAATTTGTGAAATGGAAATCTTGGGAAAagttttcgggaagaaaattttgGTACCGGGAAAATTAGGGAAGTATTTTATCTGTCTTGCCTTACTACTAATGCCATCTCTGATACCTAGTTAGGCAAATAATAAATGTCACTTTCTCTCTCTAACTTCAAACCAATCGATGAATCGACACACCTTTCCTTTTCTCTTCCGACCTCCGTAGCATAGCCTGATACACATCAGCTTActgtgcgaggggttctgggttcgagttctgggaaaggcatgggtgtaaatctACGTATGGATATTTAATTAATGATGTGATAAAAAATGGGTTCAACTGCGAATAGGTATAGAATGCTGGTTGTGGGCGGAAGCCagcaaccaattaaaaaaaaatcccttttgtaTTATCTTTTCTGTGTCTGTTAAGATTGTTGTTGtgtcaatgtttttattttactcgtTCAGGACatgttttgttaataaaaattaaaaattttagtttatgtACTCAGCCATTTTTTGAAATGTACGATAATATTACAGCCCTGAATACATAATTCCACTTCTTCAAGCCGCTAACACTGATAATAAGTAATAGTTTATAGCTATAGGTAGATAAAGCAGTTTGATGTAGGAAAGCTGCCGAAATTATGGGGAATTATTTGGTTTGACGTGAGGGATTTTCGAAATCTCAATCTGGAAACCCTGGGCgcgtaaattatttgtatttgttttgattttaaatCAAGTAggattgaattattttgaacaaTAATGGTTAGACATAAGAATAGGTGTGTATAAATAGTTGTTATGTGTTTACTTTAGGTGGTGTATTTCATTTACCTATTACAAAAATTTCTTAAGCTCTGAAggatttttatgtaataaaacacACGTAATTAGGAATGTGGTTAAATTGACTTGACCACGAGTTAATTTATATCCGTATCAagtacacaatatatatttttatattataaaacaaaaatgttttggatgGATTTTATTAACGTGACATGTTTTCCCTGATCAATTATCAATGTTAAGTAGTAATGCATTTGTGTACATGTGTATTGGGTAATTCTAAACTAAGGCTGTTTGTAAAAATAAGAAAGCGTTGTGGTAAAAGGTTTGTGGTACTTTTAGTAgttgattattttaataagtgattatgCAACGTTAGGTACATTCAAAATAGTTTAGGATCATGAAAACTGTTGGTTATGTtcggttaactacattaaaaatactgtaaaatcgtgAGAATAGTTGGATTGGGTTAGCGGTAATTGTACATTCCTTGATGCTTTATCATTGATCCCGtgttacatgatgcttgctgttttaagcTAGTATGTCTAAAGAACCTGGCCAAACAAATAGGTACAAAAATATCTCAgtacataaaaacaaattatgtcaggccttgtggaaattttttcatttgtatttaaCTTACTTACTTCAGTGTTATATGATAAGTTTTGTTatatccaggatctttcgacatacttAACAAAAAGAGCTAGCATTACCACATTATCAGTATAAACGATCATGCCATCAGGCTTAAGAGACAtggatatgtgatacagaacttttaccagGTTAGCTACGTTTAAATTACTGGAAATCCTTTAAACGGTTGATTATGAAATATCTACGATAATGTATTCAAAGTAACCAAGTGTCCacatatatttttagtaattttaatgaaGCTAACTTTGCCAACCATTCACACTATTTTagagcatttttaatgtagcttatcAAACTTAACTAACTGTTCTCacaattttacatgttttatgtttATCTGAACATTATTGCAAATCTTATGAAATAGAACAGATTGTAATCCCTGGATATAAACTTGCAAGTTTTTATAGTAGAAATGAGACTACTGGTGGAGGTGTATGTATATACATTCAACAAGATGTCAAATTTGAATTagttaaatttgataaaaataaattatttattgaaaaggaTTTTGAATGTACAATGGCTTCTATAGTTTTGCAGGATAGAAAGGTCTATATAATTGTCACTTATAGATCTCCTTCtggcaattttttaatatttttaaatggtttagaaTCTGTATTAAGCAAATTAATCaagattaaaagtaaaaattctgACATAATTTTACGTGgtgattttaatgtaaatttgatGTTAGGCAGTGTTAACAAACATAGATTATGTTCATTGCTTTTAGTATATAACTTTATACCTACTGTTGATTTTCCTACCAGAATTCAAGGCCTCACAGCAACTGTaatagataatatttttgttgaggctcataatgttaaaaattgttttactataCCTTATATTAATGCCTTGTCAGATCATGATGCCCAACTATTATTTTTTAGTAATCCTCAGTTTGTTATTAGTTTTGAAAAACCTTTTAAAAGTACAAGGATTAGAACTATCAATAATACAACAATTTCATTTTTTAGAGCTAAATTACTTTTGGAAAATTGGTATGATGTTTATACATCAAATGATgttaatttacaatataataaattcCACTCAactttttgtaaattgtttgaagAAGCCTTTCCAAAAAAAGTTGTTAGAGTTAATTAATAACTCCTCTCAAAATAAATGGATAACTACTGGTATTAGAAATTCGTGCAATAGGAAAAAGGAACTCTATATTCTGGCTAAAAATGCAACTGATACCAGTATTAAGACATACTATAAAAGATATTGTATAATTTtgaataaagttattaaaaaggCCAAACAGCTTTATTTTGACAGACTTATCAGTAATTCAACAAATAAAGTACTAACTTCGTGGAAATTAATTAGAGCGGAAATGAACCGTGTACAAAATAATTCCACTTCTGTGAAACTAACTGTGAATGATAGAACTGTTCAGGAACCAATTCATgttgctaatatttttaattcatactttcTTAACGTtgcaaaaaaacttaataataaacctaAAATAGGCATTCAGCCAAATATAATTCCTCATCACGCTATCAACAAAACTAATAATGAGTTTTTCATAACACCTACTAACATAATAGAGATCTGTAAAATTGTAAAAGCTTTTAAACCTAAAGCATCCTCAGGAATTGATtaaatttccataaaattattaaagCAATGCATTGACATAATTAGTGAACCTCTTACTTTTATCTTTAACTCTTCCATGACATCAGGTATATTTCCTGATAGATTAAAATTTTCTGTGGTGACACCTCTTTATAAAAAAGGTAATAAAGATGAAGTATCTAATTATAGACCTATTAGCCTAATCTCATCTTTTGCAAAAATACtggaaaaattaatgaataatagaTTAACAgattatcttgaaaaaaataatattttatctaagTCTCAATATGGATTTAGAAGTGGGAAATCTGTTAATGaagcttttttcaaattttcctccACTATTCTTAAAGCACTAGATAATAAAGAGAATGTGGCAGGTATTTTTTGTGACTTAGCTAAAGCTTTTGATTGTgttgaccacaaaattttgctaaataaacttcaattttatgGTATTAGAAATACTGCGCTCCACTGGTTTACATCTTATTTGTCAAATAGGTATCAACTAGTAAAAATTTCTGATAATAGACATAGTACAGTTCACTCAAATAAAGGGTTAATTAATCTTGGTGTGCCTCAGGGGTCGATCCTGGgaccattattatttttgatttatataaatgatcttccttcttttataactgatcagtctgaagtaattttatttgcagatgACACTAGCATATTgtgttataacattaaaaatcaagaattaattcaaacattaaatagtgtatgtgataaattaaatcaatggtttaatgctaataatcttactctaaatattgataaaacaagtatcttaaaatttcacttacaTAAACAGTCTAACCCTGTAGTTCAATTGAATTATAGTGATACTAAAATTACAGAAGCaaatagtgttaaatttttaggtttgCATGTAAACAATACCTTGTGTGGCAAGGAACATATAGTTAAAATGATACCTAAACTATGTTCAGCTTGTTTCGCACTTCAATCGTTATCAGCAACTGTAtctgttttttattaaaaacaaatatatttttcgttttttcatTCTGTAATGTCATATGGGATCATTTTTTGGGCATCATCACCCTATgctaatgatgttttttttactacaaaaaaaaattattagaataatGTCTAATGTTAATCACTATGATTCTTGTAGACCATTGTTTAAGAATCTAAGGATACTTACTATGATGTGTCAGTATAtatactcattaattaattttgtagttaaaaataatgatagttttGATAATAACAGTTCAATACACACTTATGACACCAGAAATAAATCCGACTTGCATGTGCCAAGTAATAATACATCAAGGTATCAAAAAGGTGCACTGTACTCTggcataaaacttttcaatgcactccctcataaactaaaagcaatctcccattgcaacccaagactatttaaagttctactcaaaaactatttattagaaaattcattttatacattaaatgaatattataataatgtttagaataacttatgatgatttgtttgtatattgatgtatttatatttttgttttaattagtattaatttaatgtgatattatgatttaattaatttgattgtttgtattgttcatttttgttgacttcattgacatgttctatattcttttaagaatctgttgaacgaattttggaaataaaataaataaaataaaataaaaatatgtaatgtaCCTACCTAACTACAAATTGCTTAAATGGTAAACTACTGGTAAACATCTTGAAGTATCACAGTGCTCTTATATGGAATAGTTACTGTTAACTATAGAAAGTAAGTAATAAATCCATTTTCATGGTTAGAATTTTCTTTTAGAACAAAGCCCTGTACTTATCTGGTATTACTACCCAGTACATATTAGTATTGAGTAGAGTTCGCTAGATGTTTATCGCTTCCTGAATTAAAGTACACAGTAATGTACTGCAGGTAATTCTTGTACAGAGGGGCTTTTCAAACCACTAATCTTTGTTTGGCTCACTAAAAAATTTTTCTTAGTTCCGACTTGGTTCCAAAAAATCTCATTAGTGAGGATGCTGATAAAATCCTGGGAAATTATAGAGTAAAATGcttgaaaaatttgaaattattgaaGTAGTATGATTGTGAAGACTCAACAAATTTGTGCAATAAAAGTGAAAGAACCAacaaaatgcttaaaaaaaaaaacttgggatttattatgtaatttagttatttttaagaacaaattATAAAGCTTCCTCCCTCAAGTATGTACTGTTAATTAAATCATTTGGTGCATAATTTTTTGCTACTGCAAAGTAAGTCTTAGCAAGCTTGGAGCTTGTTCAGAGGATGATTCCATGGCCAAGGGGGAATTTGAGGAGTTAAACACTTCCTTATGCCCTTGTAATTGCAATTTGCACAGAATAAAAtgacttatttaaaaaaactatagctGGGGAAGAAAAAACAAGCTCTGAACACAGGCCTCCCTCCCTCAAGATTCTGGATCTGCCCTGGGCTTGTTCGCAGATACGTTGTCTTCGAGGTCCGCCCTCAGGGCCAGTCGTGCGAGGCAGTCTTCCTTCTGAAATCTTATTCAATGCGAACGGCGATACTGAAGAAAGTTGAGCAGCTGTATGGGGACTTTGGAGTGGCTGCCCTGATGACAGGCTTTTCAGGTGAGCTTACTTGTCAGTCACATTTAGTTTTAGATGCTGGCAGCCAGGGGTGAATATTTTCTACAGAACCTAGATACCGTAGGTGCCCTTATTTTTAGGAGAGATAAAATGTCTGTTTTAGTTAGATTCTGAATCAGTGTTTGGAATATATATTATTACGGtattaataattttcaaacaaacacaaaatattttagacaGTATTATTCATTCTACTCCTAATGTCATGATCTATTGTCAGTTGTCTGCTTCTTATGCCAAGACTCAGAGCTCGGACTATCTTTGCGTTTTCCGCTCATGCCCAAAGCCAGAACGTGACCAGACTGCTGTAACGAAACCTTCGTTCTGCTTCCCACGTGGCAATTGATATTTTGTTAAAGAATGGCGTGTTGTAAAAACAGTGTTTTTAACTAATGACAGAGGAAGTCTTTTGGATCCTTAATACACAAAATAGATTGTTGAAatgtaatgaaaaatataaacttgTCCTTTGGTATGTATAATCCGCACTTATACACGGCAAGGAAACTGTGGCGTGGCTTGGCTTCGGGATTTATAGAGTGATGGATATCTGTCCCTATATCTGTTTTCAGAGTGAAGCAGACGAGAtgtgaagaaattatttttgctttggAAAATATCTCCTGGGTGGTCATATGCTACAGGTGGAGCAACTGTAGGTCCTTTCGTTGCCAAGCATATAGTCTCCGTAGAATGTTCGGAGAGAAAAAAAGCTGTTATATATTCGTAGCATGCAAGGTTAGATGTGAATGTCATTTATACTCACATTCTATAATAATGTGACTGCTTTTTGGTAACCCCCGAACCTGAATGCCCTCTGGCTTTGTTGGTCaccattgtattttaaacactgcCCCTATCTGTTTTTGTAGTTATTATTTGTTTAAGGGAGtttccatttaatttatttaaaaaaaggggggggggaggagacatTAAAATACCAATCATCCTATTGGTAGGGGAAGTTTGTGAAATAATTTCAGTAGGTAGGCCTATGTGAATTATTTATGTATTAGAATTTTCATTTTATTGGAAGAGCTCATAAAACAATAATACCTTACTGCTGTCAGaaatgcatattttttattttacataaaccAAAACTATTACCAactagtattgaaaataaattgtgtaaataaTGCTGAATTGCAAGGAGATttctataataattttttggaattaataTAAAAGGAAATATATTATTGACTcatgatgtcaaaagtattttcaACAATTAATTGACTGTTTACAATTAGCTATAAATAACAAACATTATTGAgtttattgataaatttttttctagaaaaaatgTTGTTGGATTAATTTTAAAGGTTTTAAAAGATTGAATCATAATGATatatctttttttgacgtgacaacgtctaataaatcgatgaacgccggctgcacgcacgaaaaagtgtcccactacggatgtgacgtgtttgctcattgtacgcatgcgtggcatctctcttcatgctcattgtacgcatgcgcggcatctgtcttccactcgattggaacaactatcgatttgacttttcaatcatattttcgtcattttaattattaatattatgtaatttaacaatcgtccaccgattttcagcacaatcggtatggttatttaaaagtaatgttgaaaattcaaatacgttttgaaccaacaatggtgttttacagttacacataataattcaaattacacccgggatcttttgcacaatgttttaaaaaatattgtaatacattataaataagtttggtgtatttgggatgcgtgtttgttataaaatcgtgttaatattatacccctaccgtgaacaaagtttttataaatatatatataacgtttGAAAATACATTATCTTAGTATGGCCttgtgggcgtgtggttagcgtacctaactcttaaactaaaggttgtcggtttgaaacccggcagctgcgcaatttttttttgtacttgtaaaaataaatatggcgcacgcaacatttcaaaagtaataaatatatttgaattaataaatgcaaataaaactaaatttattaattcaattgcacatttcatttcactcctttgtatccatacaaaatagtgataattcaataaaaattattcaattttattcataaaagtatgcagaggtagattttatcatgcaaaagattgaaaaattaaaaaaaaattcttcctcaaagaatataatatttttaatgcctaaatggtttggttgcaaaaacctattactgctcagtctcaggccgaatatgatatttccttttcttcttgatcaatcatttcatcaatgttttgttatgacgttgtcacgttaaactattgtccgtaaaccgactttacagacaaccaattttttttacaaaattaaattactgttcatAGTTATTTATAGATGGCAAAAAGTATTACTAGTTTTTTATTACTGTCTAAAAACTAATGTTTGGGATTAATTTGAAAGATGTTTAGATGATTGATTATAATGTTGTAATTAATTTCaacattaaattgattatttataGTTAGATTATAAATAACATAACATATAATCAATTTTATTGCTATATACTGtctagaaaataattatttgaacacAACCACTGTGTTGTGCATTTGTAGTTGTGTCATCTGTGTGCTGACAGCACTCTAGGCTAAAGACAGGCTCGTGTTTGTTTATCTGTGGCCTACTTACTGAGTGCAGGGCTGTCTAGAGAAACTAAGGGCCCTGGGggcaaataattacttaaaacgTTCGCTAACGACTGTCACATATATGTGACTCACAGTTTCTGCATAGAAAAAACACTGTCACATGTATGTGAGGGATTGATATCAGAAAACTGCTTGGTCTGAGTAAGATGTTATTTGATTCACATAGTGGGTAGTGAACGTGttaatatgcaattttttttaaaatcccaaatttaaaaattaggaatCTACCATGACCGTAAAGGTAAAGGTGATCTGTGCTTAacacataacttgtaaggtttacaGTTTTACTAGCAGTAGAGTATTTTGTCCTAATATCATGGTATAAAATATAGTGGAACAGGGCCGGACCTTCCCCTCCCTTGATGGTCCGAACTTGGAGACTGTGCttgcactgaaagaaatttttgtatattttacaaggaaaatcctttggaaaccatgttgccaaggatattacttgtataactacaaggcagagctttgtaccgtGTGCGatttttgcaaggctctgccttgtagttttgcaagaaatatccttggcaacagggttttccaagaatttcccttgtaaaagtacaaaaaaattttttttaagagtgtGGGGTGGCAGAGCCCTGTAAGCCGCGTGGCTGGTTGCGTTGCAGCCAAGTACTGCAACGCGCACACCGGAGTGGCCATCGTGCGGGCTCGCCACGGCCCACACCGCCTGATGGCCAGCTGCCTGCCGCTCGTCACGCACGTGGACAAGCACCTCGTGACCTTCCGGACCCTCTACACCGGGGCCACGCTGCACAGGTGCTTCGCTTTCCTGCAGGTAGTCGCTCCACTCCACTCCATTCCACTCCACTCTCGCCGCATTCTCGTACTCTCCGGTCACCAGAATCACCTCTTACATGTAACATATCGCATTTGCTGATCAAAGATTCGCCTCTCCTGATTTCAGTTACAGTGTTTCCGCGTCGTTGTTTCGGCTCAAACACTGCAAATTTTTCTCGTTGAGTAAGCATTGCATATTatgcagggaccggaaagttacttttaaaaaataactcagttacagttacaaatact from Bacillus rossius redtenbacheri isolate Brsri chromosome 1, Brsri_v3, whole genome shotgun sequence includes these protein-coding regions:
- the LOC134533815 gene encoding ribonuclease P/MRP protein subunit POP5 isoform X1 is translated as MHLCTCVLGNSKLRLFVKIRKRCGKRYVVFEVRPQGQSCEAVFLLKSYSMRTAILKKVEQLYGDFGVAALMTGFSAKYCNAHTGVAIVRARHGPHRLMASCLPLVTHVDKHLVTFRTLYTGATLHRCFAFLQGYQLKYLNKLYLTLETDQEREEMKKEFLNLRWFKKEPVIM
- the LOC134533815 gene encoding ribonuclease P/MRP protein subunit POP5 isoform X3; this encodes MHLCTCVLGNSKLRLFVKIRKRCGKRYVVFEVRPQGQSCEAVFLLKSYSMRTAILKKVEQLYGDFGVAALMTGFSAKYCNAHTGVAIVRARHGPHRLMASCLPLVTHVDKHLVTFRTLYTGATLHRVTN
- the LOC134533815 gene encoding ribonuclease P/MRP protein subunit POP5 isoform X2, producing MVRHKNRYVVFEVRPQGQSCEAVFLLKSYSMRTAILKKVEQLYGDFGVAALMTGFSAKYCNAHTGVAIVRARHGPHRLMASCLPLVTHVDKHLVTFRTLYTGATLHRCFAFLQGYQLKYLNKLYLTLETDQEREEMKKEFLNLRWFKKEPVIM
- the LOC134533815 gene encoding ribonuclease P/MRP protein subunit POP5 isoform X4, which encodes MVRHKNRYVVFEVRPQGQSCEAVFLLKSYSMRTAILKKVEQLYGDFGVAALMTGFSAKYCNAHTGVAIVRARHGPHRLMASCLPLVTHVDKHLVTFRTLYTGATLHRVTN